CCACACCCGCATGTACCGACTTCAATATTAACACCAACTTTCTTTGTTAATTTAATCATTGTATTTAGTTAACAATAGGGGTTATTTAacattactattatttcatttatggactagtataacataatatttacaatcTAGATACAGATGGCGCAGGACCGGACGGAGTGGTGAACAttgggggaggcctatgtccagcagtggactgttaaaGGCTGAACGGatggataaatttttatttatttatttatttatttggtgtACTGTATAAAACTTAAGTTATTTTCGCTAATTATATTTACTCTCACTATATTATATCACATATTACAACTCAATTAAAACGCGATCGTTGATGTCATGCGCGTACGCATCAATTGTTAAATTGTTTTGATTGGCTGCAGGTGTTCGGTTTGTTTTGAGAAATGatatgccaatttttttttttttttttttaaatctgtctaGGGTTGCTATTATTCGGCACAGGTATTGACTGGGCATGGCTGCTTCGGCCGCTACCTGTGCCGAGTGCTGGGGCGGGAGCCAACGACGGAGTGTCATCACTGCGACGTCGGctccgaggacacggcggagcacacgcgcgcggacTGTCCAGCGTGGAGTGAAGAGCGTGCCGCCTTATCGGCAGTCGTTGGGCTGGATCTCTCGCTGTCGGCTTTAATCAGGGCTATGGTCGACAGTGAGGAAAAATGGATAGCAGTTTCCTCCTTCTGCAATTCCATTATGCTGCAGAAGGAAGCGGCAGAACGGGAGCGAGAACAAGATCCAAACTCGCTCCCGATTCGTCGCGGAAGGTGCGGTCGGCGACGCCGGGCCTACTTGGCCAATCTGCCGCCGTAACGCCGGACCAGTGGGCGATAGATCGGGGTATATATCGTCCTCATTGCACGGTCCTGAGGAGGGAGGCGACCTTAGTGTTCGAGGGAGCCTCTCAGGAGTTACGAATCGCGTCGAGCTTGAAAGGCCGCTAGTGgtatcgcggaagtgcaactgTGTCCCTGTGATTCCGTCCAGCCGgtctagcatgcatacaacgagatatctcttgacgagagagaaagataatgtctacatcgagtattttctcgattaccctaacatgcgcactacgagagacaaaattctcttccgaagacttcgccttgtcgagtagagaaacattatcaaccataatcacaactgaatatcattcttatttcttatgtcgtaaagttgaatttacaaagttattgaccaatttcaaacgagtgacacatgttttatttaaaaatgttctcggccttttggctaagataaaaagtgtatatctaatttaaaaaactctaatatggaaaataaaacggcgtaagtaaatgaatttaattatatatgtaaaacaatatgctcgtgttgtgctttatatcttgtcgcacattagataattgtaattctatcacgcattgtttgtttgtttttttttttaatttttaaaattttttgaatttttgaatttttttttttgattattgattttacttttattctatttaattttatttttagttattgatttttttaatataattttgttttgttttttattctgaatgttgtcttgtcttgttgtactaacccaatatggacttatactttggtctaaaataaagtattattattattattattatttagaataagaagcaacagggcgcaaatacgttttttgtgtcattatatggcacacttcactcgacttttcgcatttcccgctcttcgtataccgaaattatataattataatagggaaacgccatggtatacaaaaaataggcacccggttttatttattttttatttatcgtctttctcgtcgataatattgaagacgagaagtttctcttcctaaaacgacaaaattcgacaaaattacgatgtcatgttagcttccgtagagataaatatcacagatcactaaaatttaatgattatctcttcttgacgtaacgagaagagtatcgcgtgcacgcatgttagctactgtagacatagagagataatacgagaaaaggggtcgacaaaattttgtcgtggcgtgcatgctaggcctgcaggcgtgtcgaaggaacaccccagaggttttagtccgtgcgactcggacataccctccagctcccccgggctgtaggcatccgttagggatttcctctgggtaaaaaaaagGGTTGCTATTATTCGGCTAGCTTTCACTCACAAATAATGGGTCAAACGGTGTTCTTAAATTGCGTTCACACAAACGAATGGGTatacctattaaaaaaataatgttacacgttataaaaatatgaaaaagaaaacCTTGAATTTTCTAGATTTATCGGATGGCAATTCCAAACTAAAAATAAGTTCGCGTAGCTTAGAGACCATTTTCGGAATGTCAGTCAGGGAAAGCATACAATAAATTagtcattttggtttttagCAGTTATTTTGTATCATTACTTTTTCACGTACatatatactgttttttttcttatatacaaactttgtcctgacaataaaacaaaaatccaaTTCGATGCAGTCGTTCGGAAGTCGTTCGaaatttatatagaatattattataataaatgcaCTTTTACAATTGATAGTAATTAGAAGTACTATCCTAATACAAGTAACAAGACACCGTTGTCCAATAAACACGTCGCCGAGCTATTAGCGGCTGACAGTTTGATAGGagcaattaaaattaacaaatcttTGTCTATTAAGGACGAACATAAACCCAGATATATCTTTAcatgtgtatttaaataattcccAGTATTACTCGCTGTTGCTTACTGTAACCCATATTTCATACCTATAATTAAGAGCTAggctactttttaaaaattatttttgttaattttatcgaaaaaagGTTAGATATCGCTGTTTCTATACCAATGTGTAATACCTTCCTTAAATGTGAGTAGGCTAGCTACAATTCTATAGATAAGTGCGAAGTCGATAGTCGGGTCTAAAACACGGTGTAAGtgttaaattgttatttcacataaaaaaaaaaaaaacaaagtattatctatttaaaagtcaataatacaaaaatagcttcaaatataataatagtaataataataataataataatactcttcattgtacaccattaaaagaaacaacaatgaaataataataataataaagaaactaatattttagactttattttattttaagcttaGAGTTATTTTCTGTTGTTCATCAgctttataaatagtaatccaaaacaaattttatacacataattatattataatttagtttaattttatttaagaaagatTGGCTTTAGCTTCAGCTGCTATCATCACTTCTCAATGCGGGTAAAACGAGATGGGTATATTGAGGTGCATCTTCGTGTTCTGCCCTGGGAAGTGAACCGAGAGAAATCGGATTGCAGGTCAGTTGTAGAAAACCTATCAAATAATTGTAGAGGTTATATTCATAAGAAAcgagtttaaatatttacacaaaatgaACTTATTTACATAgcgtacttaattttattttatttatttaaaataaaatttattattaattattttgtttacaccacaattttttctataaaagtAGTTTTCTTAAGCAATCTATAaacaaaattgacaaaaaaaatcagcTAACTGCATAAGGTTAATAAAAgttgaaactaaaaatatctatttgtatatactcgtattaccTTCTTCTAAGTTTACATAacaattaacatataaatatttattaattaaaaatctaatatcgatgtcattattattatacaaaaatggCGGACGCTAACGTTAGTAAAAAATCGCTCCGCTTAAGCTTTCGCTAATCGCTCGCTAACATATCAAAGACCAGTTACATTTCTACGAATGTACTGTACATCGACTGTTGATAACCTCTCGAGTTATCGGAAAACAGGTAGCATCATCgattggaaaaaaataattttaatgaatcattcaaattattttacatgCAGTACCTGTCGAAAATTGACGAATTATTTCGCGGAATTATATTAcgtatcatttttaatattatgtttttatttggtTTAAGTAGCGTTGGTGTTGCATACAGGAAAAACTGTTAAATTAGACAATAAAAATTGTCTAGAAGAAAATTCTGCGCGTTGCGAAAGTAATGCGCGTACGTACATTTCAGTaattcgttttaatttatttaaaaaaaaaattgaaacaaacaGATATACATAAAGTTCTGAggcaatataaaaatacagtcgcatTGAGAACCTTCCCCTTTTTCAAATCGGTTAGAAATACTCCATAAGCAAATGGAAACCGTAACGAAGTATAAGGTACTTAACATTTTGTACACACATGTGATATTGCCTATTGTGGTCGTTATGactaataaactataaaataaaaaaaatgatataggCCTGGTTTCTCTATCAGAAAACAATTCGTAAGCAAAACGAGTCGTTTTCCGCATATATGAACTTTAATATTGACTATTGTTGTCGTTATGACTATAGAATCCAACtgaagcatttaaaaaaaattatatgttccTATGACATCGTTTAATGACACATAAGTAGAACAGTCACCGTTAAATTCAACGCAAGTAAAACCGCACGACTTtgcgataaaaataaagtacacGTGTACTGAAATACATTATCTCTTATATGATAGGACACATTACATAGATAAGTATATAGTAATAAGATAAGTGTCTGTCTACCCCTCCCGCTCCTATAAAATAGATTAAGCGACTACGCtccagctaaataatattgcttgcTTCTAACCCGCTGGGTATTACGCATATAGACACAGGGACGGTTTTGATCAAAATAACACAagactatattttattcacaaagccagccctgcggtcaccaacccgcctgcccagcgactatgggcaaaacacatgggttccACGCCGTTTTGGCGTGagctcgtggaggcctatgtccagtagtggacaacgaaaggctgctgtgaatattttattcagACGAGATCTGAAATTACACGAGAAAAACCGCGAAATACAGCTAGTCTATACATATTTGACGAATATTCGCTCGTACAACACAACTCGAGACACGTGAATTTACTCACAACGAGGTTTTGACTACCGAATCTGATCACGAGATAAGTTTACCGacaatttaagtaattaaaaattcagaCATAGTAATTAGATAAGCCCTCGAACCTTCATTAAATATCCAGGTCTTCCCTTGGGATACGTGAACTTATAAAAtagttatgtattaaaataaatgtatttcgtCTAAGAATCTCTCTGCAAAATCTCACTCTAGGTTCATGATCAGCGGACAGCAAAGCTTGCACTCTTTTCACGTGGTATGcgtgatatttatttcttttaatgatGCGGTGCACCGTATTGTAGAATCCCAAGATTTCGTGAAATCGTTGGCTAATACCAGGGTCCAATCTTAACTCTCTCAGTATTTGCTCTTCATTGTTAAATCGTACCACTGGTCTACCTGTTCTCAATTACCAAGTCaaaattcttctttttatttcatGGTGGATTCTGAAATTACAACATAGTATGTATGAACAAAAACCTAAGTTTTCCTTTAAATTtaccattttataaatttgcaCCTTAATATGACCAAACGACCATAACTAAAGGCCAAACACTAAAGCGTTGTACCGCATTTGAATCAGCATTAGAGtagcaaatttttttaatacagagTCACTTTTccatagtaaattttttttttcacagggCACTCTTAAAGTgagaattaattatttgtaacgcTTAAAAATTTAcggaaaaaaaattcattgCTCGTTAAATTTGGTACCAAGAGCTGCAATACAATTTTTGAAGTATTGATACATTATCGAGTCTTAATGTAAcaccttttgttttattatattttaatcaattttaattttttattgattaaattgtaaaaaaaaaactcggtaGTTTcattgaaaaaacaaaaatactcaTAATTTTTCGTGCAATGAAGTTATGGCCATGCTGTAGAAAGATTTGTCGTTGGAAATTACCTCATTTATCTCCCTGTTTCGTTTGATCCACGACTTTTGGATCCCCCTGTATACTAGACTGGGCCAAAAATTTGgatcaaaataaatttgattaaaatcacgacggtatgtcgaagacgcgggttcgaatcccgctggagcggtcaatttttgatatgatattcaaaaatgtttagaattcctaattgtgggtaacacaaaaataaaaatcgtacatattaaaaatagcatggtgtcgtctcctgtcaaagattttcattgtaatatgaaactttgaatagttacgagtctctgtaaagaactcactatagacggcgccacggttcgcttaaaccgaaagtaaaaatcatcatatcaaaagtttcgctctggtggtatatcgttccatagcttaattggctagagcgtcgacacggtatgtcgaagacgcgggttcgaatcccgctggagcggtcaatttttgatatgatattcaaaaatgtttagaattcctaattgtgggtaacacaaaaataaaaatcgtacatattaaaaatagcatggtgtcgtctcctgtcaaagattttcattgtaatatgaaactttgaatagttacgagtctctgtaaagaactcactatagacggcgccacggttcgcttaaaccgaaagtaaaaatcatcatatcaaaagtttcgctctggtggtatatcgttccatagcttaattggctagagcgtcgacacggtatgtcgaagacgcgggttcgaatcccgctggagcggtcaatttttgatatgatattcaaaaatgtttagaattcctaattgtgggtaacacaaaaataaaaatcgtacatattaaaaatagcatggtgtcgtctcctgtcaaagattttcattgtaatatgaaactttgaatagttacgagtctctgtaaagaactcactatagacggcgccacggttcgcttaaaccaaaagtaaaaatcatcatatcaaaagtttcgctctggtggtatatcgttccatagcttaattggctagagcgtcgacacggtatgtcgaagacgcgggttcgaatcccgctggagcggtcaatttttgatatgatattcaaaaatgattaaaatcagtTAAGTAGCTTAAGAGTCCATCACGGACAAACAAcgtgtataatttatatatagatagaccTGATTTCTATATCAGAAAACGATTCGTAAGCAAACCAAGTCATTTTCTGAATATAGAATCCGGACCACTAACCAATCAATAGACCATAAGCAAAACCCCACCCATAGACTAGTTCAACCACTACCATTAGTACAAATAGTACGCCACCGATTAGTACAACTAATGCCTACAACAGTACTAGTACCTATTACGGCTATTAAGTTAACATTAGTCAATATCGACACACGCTTATCGCCGTTGCAACAGCGCTTCCGCCTCGGATTCTGTGCTCCcgtttagataaaaaaaatgtcaactcATGCGTCCAGCCTTTACTTTGAGCTGGAAAAGGGCATTATTGTCAACTTAGTTACGTATTGCTATTTATAGAATTATCATgcagtataatataaattaacattctattaaaattatttgataaattatattaggtattatacttttaaaataaaattatcaaagg
The nucleotide sequence above comes from Melitaea cinxia chromosome 28, ilMelCinx1.1, whole genome shotgun sequence. Encoded proteins:
- the LOC123667470 gene encoding uncharacterized protein LOC123667470, which gives rise to MRVLTGHGCFGRYLCRVLGREPTTECHHCDVGSEDTAEHTRADCPAWSEERAALSAVVGLDLSLSALIRAMVDSEEKWIAVSSFCNSIMLQKEAAEREREQDPNSLPIRRGRCGRRRRAYLANLPP